The Clostridia bacterium DNA window CCTGACGGCGCGTGGTACGCGCCCGCTGTAAGCTGGGCGGCAGAAAACGGCGTTGTAAACGGAACGAGCGAAACTACGTTTGACCCCGAGACTTCGGTCACCCGCGAGCAGCTTGCGGCGATACTCTACCGCTATGCACAGTCAAAGGGGCAGGGCTTTAGCGAAGCTTGGGCGTTTCCGCTCGATTTCTCCGACGCGGCCGACGTGTCGGAATACGCTTATGAGCCGATGTGCTGGATGACGATGAACGGCATAATCACCGGTATGAGCGGCGGAACGCTTGCACCGAATGAGAACGCGACACGGGCACAGATCGCTACCATGTTCATGCGCTTCTGCAATGTGAGTGAGGAGTAAAAGCCTGTATAGACGAACGGACCCATTTGCAAAATAACGAATCAATAAGATAAATAATACGCCTCCGAATCAATCAGTTCGGAGGCGTTTGTCTGTCATACCGTAATATAAATTGTGAATCTTATGTGAATTTCAATAAGTCTCTCGGTAAAGGCTCAAAAACCCAGTGTTTATGCGGCTTTCTAAGGATAACAATTTTATCCAAACCGCGTTTTACGACAGATTTACAACAAATGAGAGTTTAGTACAGCAAAGTTTATCTATGATGTGGCCGCATATTTGAAAACGCTGTTCGGACATGCTGTTGGTGGTGTCTGTCCGTTTGGCGTCAATTAAGGCGTGATGATCTACCTTGACGAATCACTGAAAAGGTTCCCGACAGTTTTCCATGCAAGCGGAAGCAGTAATAGCGCGATTGAACTGTCAATTGCTGAATTGGAAAAGTATTCAGGCCTTGCAGCATGGCTTGATGTTTGTAAAAACTGGCAATCCTGTGAAGTCTATAAAGGAATGAAAACGAGTCTCTTTGGCCATCACACAGGCGCTCCTTCTGGGGCGTCTTATTTCGTGCCGGTGGTTCCTTGAGGTTGACTTTCGAAAGAAGATGTGATATAATTCCAAACGAAAGTCAACTAAAAGGAGGTGCTTCCATGAACAACATTAATCCGATAATTATGGATGCACTATCGAAAAACAACAACATGGTCACCACCTCGCAGGTTCAGGAACTGGGATTTTCCAAACAAACTCTGAGCAATTATGTGAAAGCCGGGCTGCTGGAAAGAATCCGACAGGGTGTTTATATTATCCCTGATGCTGTACATGACGATATGTATACGCTGATGCTCAGGTCAGAGAGCATTGTTTTTTCGCATGAAAGCGCGTTGTTCCTACATGGCATTTCCGATCGGACTCCGTTCATGCATACAATAACCATGCCCAGCAACAAGGTTGTACCAGGTTCGATTAAGGATGAGTGTATCTGTTTTTATATTAAACCAGTGTGGCACAAGGTCGGTGTAATGGAAAAGCCGACCACATTTGGACATCCGGTGCGATGTTATGATGTTGAGCGTACGATTTGCGATTTCCTGCGGACTCGGAATCGCTGTGATGAGGAAACGGTGATCTCTGCCATCAAGAATTATGCGGCTTCTGACAACAAGGATCTGAATCGACTTTCTGTCTATGCTGAAATGTTCAAAGTGGAGGGAGAGCTGAGAAAATATATGGAGGTGCTGCTATGAGTTCAAAGGCGATGAGTTTGAAAGCCAAAATCAGAAACTATGCCAAAGACAAACGTATAGCGGCACAGGTGGTTCTCCAAAACTATA harbors:
- a CDS encoding type IV toxin-antitoxin system AbiEi family antitoxin domain-containing protein produces the protein MNNINPIIMDALSKNNNMVTTSQVQELGFSKQTLSNYVKAGLLERIRQGVYIIPDAVHDDMYTLMLRSESIVFSHESALFLHGISDRTPFMHTITMPSNKVVPGSIKDECICFYIKPVWHKVGVMEKPTTFGHPVRCYDVERTICDFLRTRNRCDEETVISAIKNYAASDNKDLNRLSVYAEMFKVEGELRKYMEVLL